In one Sphingomonas sp. S1-29 genomic region, the following are encoded:
- a CDS encoding DUF481 domain-containing protein produces the protein MSQGLPLIAIALLVSPDDPVLKAPGDQIPVEVKAMLDAAIASGNEGEVNTLVKYVQQVKMPSSDRVARLAQAWKNDRAASAQKRMQEADFLTLVKGRVELGGFTTSGNTSNSGVTGRVEVKREGLNWRHKLLLQADYQESFGLTSRERYVASYEPNYKVDDRLYVYGATQYESDRFLGYINRYSASSGAGYSAIRRTGMRLDLELGPAYRYTDYTDDTSESNVAARGSLAFEWKVSPRIELRQNASAYLQSANSTISSNTALNAKVLGPLSAQLSYIVQYESMPPVGRVDTDTTSRASLVYEF, from the coding sequence GTGTCCCAAGGCCTTCCCCTCATCGCGATCGCATTGCTCGTCAGCCCCGACGATCCGGTGCTCAAGGCGCCCGGCGACCAGATCCCCGTCGAGGTGAAGGCGATGCTCGACGCGGCGATCGCCTCGGGCAACGAGGGCGAGGTCAACACGCTCGTCAAATATGTCCAGCAGGTGAAGATGCCCTCGTCCGATCGCGTCGCGCGGCTCGCGCAGGCGTGGAAGAACGATCGCGCCGCCAGCGCGCAAAAGCGGATGCAGGAGGCCGATTTCCTGACCTTGGTGAAGGGCCGGGTCGAACTCGGCGGCTTCACCACCAGCGGCAACACCAGCAACTCGGGCGTGACCGGCCGGGTGGAAGTGAAGCGCGAGGGGCTGAACTGGCGTCACAAGCTGCTGCTGCAGGCCGATTATCAGGAGAGCTTCGGGCTCACCAGCCGCGAGCGCTACGTCGCGTCGTACGAGCCCAACTACAAGGTCGACGACCGGCTCTACGTCTATGGCGCCACACAATATGAGAGCGATCGGTTCCTGGGCTATATCAACCGCTATTCGGCATCGAGCGGTGCGGGCTACAGCGCGATCCGCCGCACCGGGATGCGGCTCGATCTCGAGCTCGGCCCCGCCTATCGCTACACCGACTATACCGACGACACGAGCGAGAGCAATGTGGCGGCGCGCGGATCGCTGGCGTTCGAATGGAAGGTGTCGCCGCGCATCGAGCTGCGCCAGAACGCATCGGCCTATCTGCAGAGCGCGAACAGCACGATCTCGAGCAACACCGCGCTCAACGCCAAGGTGCTCGGGCCGCTGTCGGCGCAGCTTTCGTACATCGTGCAATATGAAAGCATGCCGCCGGTAGGCCGCGTCGACACCGACACCACCAGCCGGGCCTCGCTGGTGTACGAGTTCTAG
- a CDS encoding SDR family NAD(P)-dependent oxidoreductase has product MTDKPLSGRLALVTGASRGIGAATALALADAGAHVVLTARTTGGLEEIEDKIYAAGGNATIAPMDLTQTDSVVRLAGAIHERWQKLDILVLNAAMLGSLSAVPAIDMKEWSKVFTLNVTAQAALLASFDGLLRASEGARIIGLTSSVGRVPRAYWGAYGASKAAFETLLASYGEEVRNITQVRTAILDPGATRTKMRERAYPGEDPASVKPPETVAARILQLAIDGFETNHVERVG; this is encoded by the coding sequence ATGACCGACAAGCCCCTTTCCGGCCGGCTGGCGCTCGTCACCGGTGCCAGCCGCGGCATCGGTGCCGCCACCGCGCTCGCGCTCGCCGATGCCGGTGCGCATGTGGTGCTAACTGCGCGCACCACCGGCGGGCTCGAGGAGATTGAGGACAAAATCTATGCCGCTGGCGGCAACGCGACGATCGCGCCGATGGACCTGACGCAGACCGACAGCGTCGTCCGGCTGGCAGGCGCGATCCACGAACGCTGGCAAAAGCTCGACATCCTGGTGCTCAACGCCGCGATGCTCGGTTCGCTCAGCGCGGTCCCGGCGATCGACATGAAGGAATGGTCGAAGGTCTTCACGCTGAACGTCACCGCGCAGGCAGCCCTGCTCGCCTCGTTCGACGGCCTGCTGCGTGCATCGGAGGGTGCGCGCATCATCGGGCTGACCTCGAGCGTCGGTCGCGTCCCGCGCGCCTATTGGGGCGCCTATGGCGCGTCGAAGGCGGCGTTCGAGACGCTGCTCGCCAGCTATGGCGAGGAAGTGCGCAACATCACCCAGGTCCGCACCGCGATCCTCGATCCCGGCGCGACCCGCACCAAGATGCGCGAACGCGCCTATCCGGGTGAGGATCCTGCGAGCGTGAAGCCCCCCGAAACGGTGGCGGCGCGCATCCTGCAGCTGGCGATCGACGGGTTCGAGACCAACCATGTCGAGCGGGTCGGCTAG
- a CDS encoding N-succinylarginine dihydrolase produces MLREINFDGIIGPSHNYAGLSHGNLAATRNAGGTSAPRAAALQGLAKMRANLALGLVQGILLPHRRPDHGWLATLATDYASAPAHLQAQALSASAMWAANAATVSPAPDTADGRCHLTVANLVTMPHRSHEWPQTLAQLRLAFADPAFMVHGPIPAPFGDEGAANHMRLAPAHDAPGVEVFVYGERGGPFPARQHRQASTSIAGHHRLSPGATIFAQQSEAAIAAGAFHNDVVAVANEAVLFAHEQAFEHRDPFHAELRAALPAVEIVEVPAARVSLADAIASYLFNAQLVTLPGGGMALILPTEARDTPAVWGWLQELVAGNGPIRRLEVVDVRESMANGGGPACLRLRVVADPATIDPRFLVDEAKLAAIEAVVGEHWPEHIAPDAIGDPALIATIERGHRALLEALDLVGLIDN; encoded by the coding sequence ATGCTGCGCGAGATCAATTTCGACGGGATCATCGGCCCGAGCCATAATTATGCGGGCCTAAGCCACGGCAACCTCGCGGCAACGCGCAATGCGGGCGGCACCTCGGCGCCGAGGGCGGCGGCGCTGCAGGGGCTGGCCAAGATGCGCGCGAACCTCGCGCTGGGCCTGGTGCAGGGCATCCTGCTGCCGCACCGCCGGCCCGACCATGGCTGGCTGGCGACGCTCGCAACCGACTATGCTTCGGCCCCCGCGCATCTGCAGGCGCAGGCGCTGTCGGCTTCGGCGATGTGGGCGGCGAATGCGGCCACGGTCTCGCCCGCGCCCGACACCGCCGATGGCCGCTGCCACCTGACCGTCGCCAATCTGGTGACGATGCCGCATCGCAGCCACGAATGGCCGCAGACGCTGGCGCAGCTACGCCTCGCCTTCGCGGACCCGGCGTTCATGGTGCACGGCCCGATCCCGGCGCCGTTCGGCGACGAGGGCGCCGCCAACCATATGCGCCTCGCCCCCGCGCACGACGCCCCCGGCGTCGAAGTCTTCGTCTATGGCGAGCGCGGCGGCCCCTTCCCCGCGCGCCAGCATCGCCAGGCGAGCACCAGCATCGCCGGCCATCACCGGCTGTCGCCCGGCGCGACGATCTTCGCGCAGCAATCCGAAGCCGCGATCGCAGCGGGGGCGTTCCATAACGATGTCGTCGCGGTCGCCAACGAGGCCGTCCTCTTCGCGCACGAACAGGCGTTCGAGCATCGCGATCCATTCCATGCCGAGCTTCGCGCCGCGCTGCCCGCGGTCGAGATCGTCGAGGTACCTGCGGCACGTGTAAGCCTGGCCGACGCCATCGCCTCCTATCTGTTCAACGCACAGCTGGTGACGTTGCCCGGCGGCGGCATGGCGTTGATCCTGCCGACCGAGGCGCGCGACACCCCCGCGGTGTGGGGCTGGCTGCAGGAACTGGTCGCGGGCAACGGGCCGATCCGGCGGCTCGAAGTGGTCGATGTCCGCGAATCGATGGCCAATGGCGGCGGTCCTGCGTGCCTGAGACTGCGGGTGGTCGCCGATCCTGCCACGATCGACCCGCGATTCCTGGTCGACGAGGCGAAGCTCGCCGCGATCGAGGCGGTGGTCGGCGAGCATTGGCCCGAACATATCGCCCCCGATGCGATCGGCGACCCGGCGCTGATCGCGACGATCGAGCGCGGCCACCGCGCGTTGCTCGAAGCGCTCGACCTTGTCGGGTTAATTGACAACTAA
- a CDS encoding RNA pyrophosphohydrolase, with product MTQHADLPYRPCAGVMLLNRHGLVFVGQRLDSTAEAWQMPQGGIDPGEDALDAAIRELGEETGVVPDLVELLARGGEELRYDLPDELIGKLWKGKWRGQRQHWFLFRFLGEDHDIDIRTHEPEFRTWRWVEPAELPALIVPFKRELYGQILEMFAEPLGLRDEPAN from the coding sequence ATGACCCAGCACGCCGATCTGCCCTATCGCCCTTGCGCCGGGGTGATGCTGCTCAACCGCCACGGGCTGGTGTTCGTCGGCCAACGGCTCGATTCCACCGCCGAGGCCTGGCAGATGCCGCAGGGCGGGATCGACCCCGGCGAGGACGCGCTCGACGCCGCGATCCGCGAGCTCGGCGAGGAAACCGGCGTCGTCCCCGATCTCGTCGAACTCCTCGCGCGCGGTGGCGAGGAGCTGCGCTACGACCTGCCCGACGAGCTGATCGGCAAATTGTGGAAGGGCAAATGGCGCGGCCAGCGCCAGCATTGGTTCCTGTTCCGCTTCCTGGGCGAGGATCACGACATCGACATCCGCACGCACGAGCCCGAATTCCGCACCTGGCGCTGGGTCGAGCCCGCCGAGCTTCCCGCGCTGATCGTGCCCTTCAAGCGCGAGCTGTACGGCCAGATCCTCGAAATGTTCGCCGAACCGCTCGGCTTGCGCGACGAACCGGCGAACTGA
- a CDS encoding arginine N-succinyltransferase, with protein MSFRIRAARDSDLQPLYEMAKLTGGGFTNLPPDKPALKAKLDRSHAAFAREDDELRDDLFVLVLENVETGDVRGTCQIFTKVGEHWPFYSYRLGTISKHSQELNRTFRSETLSLVNDLEGASEVGGLFLHPGERAGGLGMLLARSRYLFIAAHRARFADRTLAELRGIIDEAGGSPFWDGVAGRFFGMSFQQADEFNATHGNQFIADLMPKHPIYIAMLSESARATIGLPHPKGRAAMRMLENEGFQYEGYVDIFDGGPTMTAKTDQIRSVRDAVATTVGGIADDGDQALIATGQLAGFRAAYGRVARDRDATLIDAEAAQALGIGTGDPIRYVAR; from the coding sequence ATGAGCTTCCGCATCCGCGCCGCGCGCGACAGCGACCTGCAGCCGCTCTACGAGATGGCGAAGCTGACCGGCGGCGGCTTCACCAACCTGCCGCCCGACAAGCCCGCGCTCAAGGCCAAGCTGGATCGCAGCCACGCCGCCTTTGCGCGCGAGGACGACGAATTACGCGACGACCTGTTCGTGCTGGTGCTCGAAAACGTCGAGACCGGCGACGTGCGCGGCACCTGCCAGATCTTCACCAAGGTGGGTGAGCATTGGCCCTTCTACAGCTATCGCCTCGGCACGATCAGCAAGCACAGCCAGGAGCTCAACCGCACCTTCCGCTCGGAAACGCTGAGCCTGGTCAACGACCTAGAAGGCGCGAGCGAGGTCGGCGGGTTGTTCCTCCACCCCGGCGAGCGCGCCGGCGGCCTCGGTATGCTGCTCGCGCGGAGCCGCTATCTGTTCATCGCCGCGCACCGCGCGCGCTTCGCCGATCGGACGCTTGCCGAGCTTCGCGGGATCATCGACGAAGCCGGCGGGTCGCCCTTCTGGGACGGGGTGGCGGGGCGCTTCTTCGGCATGAGCTTCCAGCAGGCCGACGAGTTCAACGCGACGCACGGCAACCAGTTCATCGCCGACCTGATGCCCAAGCATCCCATCTACATCGCGATGCTGAGCGAAAGCGCGCGCGCGACGATCGGGCTGCCACACCCCAAGGGGCGTGCGGCGATGCGGATGCTCGAAAATGAAGGCTTCCAGTATGAAGGCTATGTCGACATTTTCGACGGTGGCCCGACGATGACCGCCAAGACCGACCAGATCCGCAGCGTCCGCGACGCGGTCGCGACGACGGTCGGCGGGATCGCCGACGATGGCGACCAGGCGCTGATCGCGACCGGCCAGCTAGCGGGCTTCCGCGCCGCCTATGGCCGGGTAGCACGCGACCGCGATGCCACGCTGATCGATGCCGAGGCGGCTCAAGCCTTGGGGATCGGTACCGGCGACCCCATTCGATATGTAGCGCGATAG
- the fghA gene encoding S-formylglutathione hydrolase, with protein sequence MSIETVSTNRAFGGTQGVYRHASSATGTDMTFSVYVPPHAEGAKLPVVWYLSGLTCTHANVTDKGGFRAACAEHGVIFVAPDTSPRGDEVPDDDGYDFGKGAGFYVDATQAPWAVNFRMRSYVEDELPGLIAAQFPMADMARQAITGHSMGGHGALTIGLRNPGRFASISAFAPIASPLACGWGEKALGGYLGPDKAAWRAYDACALIADGARVDALLVDQGDADQFLVEQLKPELLREACAAAGIDLTLRMQAGYDHSYYFIETFMADHIAWHAERLKG encoded by the coding sequence ATGAGCATAGAGACGGTTTCCACCAACCGCGCGTTTGGCGGTACCCAAGGGGTGTACCGCCACGCGTCGTCGGCGACGGGCACCGACATGACCTTCTCGGTCTATGTGCCCCCGCATGCAGAGGGCGCGAAGCTGCCGGTGGTCTGGTATCTGTCGGGGCTGACCTGCACCCATGCCAATGTCACCGACAAGGGCGGGTTCCGCGCTGCCTGCGCCGAGCACGGCGTCATCTTCGTCGCGCCCGATACCTCGCCGCGCGGCGACGAGGTTCCCGACGACGACGGCTATGATTTCGGCAAGGGCGCGGGCTTCTATGTCGATGCGACGCAGGCGCCCTGGGCGGTCAATTTCCGGATGCGCAGCTATGTCGAGGACGAGCTGCCGGGGCTGATCGCGGCGCAGTTTCCGATGGCCGACATGGCGCGGCAGGCGATCACCGGCCATTCGATGGGCGGGCATGGCGCGCTGACGATCGGGCTTCGCAACCCCGGTCGGTTCGCGAGCATCTCGGCGTTCGCGCCGATCGCCTCGCCGCTAGCCTGCGGCTGGGGCGAGAAGGCGCTGGGCGGCTATCTCGGCCCCGACAAGGCGGCGTGGCGTGCATATGACGCGTGCGCGCTGATCGCCGATGGCGCGCGGGTCGATGCATTGCTGGTCGATCAGGGTGACGCCGACCAGTTCCTGGTCGAACAGCTCAAGCCCGAATTGTTGCGCGAGGCCTGCGCCGCGGCGGGGATCGACCTGACGCTGCGGATGCAGGCCGGGTACGACCATAGCTATTATTTCATCGAGACCTTCATGGCCGACCACATCGCGTGGCACGCCGAGCGGCTGAAGGGTTGA
- a CDS encoding cryptochrome/photolyase family protein, producing MTSLLWLRQDLRLHDQPALVAAAHEGAVIPVYILDDDAPGQWRMGGAQRWWLHHALDTFGKALADKGSRLILRRGDAVAELGKLLDETGAERIHAIHHYEPWWVKAEQQLGDRLCLYDGNHLARIEDVTTGSGGLFKIYSSFWKALSQQLPPAEGLPMPRKIAAPDVWPKSESLADWKLLPTGPDWSTGFADWTPGEDAARAAAKRFAAHVEAYDEARNLPSVEGSSRLSPHLHFGEISPRDAWHLAGGGAEAMTFRKELAWRDFTSGVILERPDYGKANGRPKFDDMPWRSAPADLRAWQRGRTGYPIVDAGMRQLWATGWMHNRVRMITASFLIKHLLIDWREGERWFWDTLVDADYGNNAVNWQWVAGTGVDSNMFGRIMAPLVQSEKFDAGDYIRQWVPELAHIRGPAIHDPDEYGCRPKDYPAKIIGHREARERALSAVKQVQ from the coding sequence GTGACATCGCTCCTCTGGCTCCGCCAAGACCTTCGCCTCCACGACCAGCCCGCCCTCGTCGCCGCCGCGCATGAAGGCGCGGTCATCCCCGTCTACATCCTCGACGACGACGCGCCGGGCCAATGGCGGATGGGCGGAGCGCAGCGTTGGTGGTTGCACCACGCGCTCGATACCTTCGGCAAGGCGCTAGCCGACAAGGGATCGCGGCTGATCCTGCGGCGCGGCGACGCGGTGGCCGAGCTCGGCAAGTTGCTCGACGAAACCGGCGCCGAGCGCATCCATGCGATCCATCATTACGAACCCTGGTGGGTCAAGGCCGAGCAGCAGCTGGGCGACCGGCTGTGCCTGTACGACGGCAATCATCTCGCGCGGATCGAGGATGTGACCACCGGATCGGGCGGGTTGTTCAAAATCTATTCGTCGTTCTGGAAGGCGCTGTCGCAGCAATTGCCGCCTGCCGAGGGACTGCCGATGCCGCGCAAGATCGCGGCGCCCGATGTTTGGCCCAAGAGCGAAAGCCTCGCCGACTGGAAGCTGCTGCCGACCGGTCCCGACTGGTCGACGGGCTTCGCCGACTGGACTCCGGGTGAGGATGCCGCGCGCGCGGCGGCCAAGCGCTTCGCCGCGCATGTCGAAGCCTATGACGAAGCGCGCAACCTGCCGTCGGTCGAAGGCAGCTCGCGCTTGTCGCCGCATCTCCACTTCGGCGAGATTTCGCCGCGCGACGCCTGGCACCTGGCGGGCGGCGGGGCCGAGGCCATGACCTTTCGCAAGGAACTGGCCTGGCGCGATTTCACCAGCGGGGTAATCCTAGAGCGACCCGATTACGGCAAGGCGAACGGCCGGCCCAAGTTCGATGACATGCCCTGGCGTAGCGCGCCTGCGGACCTGCGCGCATGGCAGCGCGGGCGGACGGGCTATCCGATCGTCGATGCCGGGATGCGCCAGCTCTGGGCGACCGGCTGGATGCATAATCGCGTGCGGATGATCACCGCCAGCTTCCTGATCAAGCATCTGCTGATCGACTGGCGCGAGGGCGAGCGCTGGTTCTGGGACACGCTGGTCGATGCCGATTACGGCAACAACGCGGTCAATTGGCAATGGGTGGCGGGTACCGGGGTCGATTCGAACATGTTCGGGCGGATTATGGCGCCGCTCGTCCAGTCCGAGAAGTTCGATGCCGGCGACTATATCCGGCAGTGGGTGCCCGAACTGGCGCATATCCGCGGCCCCGCGATCCACGACCCCGACGAATATGGCTGCCGCCCGAAGGACTATCCGGCCAAGATCATCGGCCATCGCGAGGCACGCGAACGCGCGCTATCGGCGGTCAAGCAGGTCCAATAA
- a CDS encoding hydrolase: MNTLSPVERAAVDHVHTEPMREQVERWVAINSGTRNLAGVAAMGAVLADAFAALPGDLAMVDAAPVEQVDPSGAVAALDHAPHLHLIVRPEAPVQMLFTGHMDTVYPVDHPFQTMRVLPDGAWNGPGAADMKGGLAVMLAALKAVEASALAPRIGYEVVIGSDEETGSFSSAALLAKAARGKVAALTYEPALADGTLAGARGGTGNFSLIVTGRSAHAGRNPDDGRNAVLAAADLALRLVRARRAGLSVNPARIEGGGPNNVVPDHAILRVNFRPADAAAIADAQKALDVAIAEVALEHDVRIALHGSFNRPPKPIDPAAEALFGLVKQAGADLGIPIAWRATGGVCDGNNIAACGVPVVDTMGVRGGAIHSPDEFMLPESLAERAALSAVTILRIAERGRP; this comes from the coding sequence ATGAACACGCTTTCCCCCGTCGAGCGCGCCGCGGTCGATCACGTCCATACCGAGCCGATGCGCGAACAGGTCGAGCGCTGGGTCGCGATAAACTCGGGTACGCGCAACCTTGCCGGCGTTGCCGCGATGGGCGCGGTGCTTGCCGATGCCTTTGCCGCGTTGCCCGGCGACCTCGCGATGGTAGACGCCGCGCCGGTCGAACAGGTCGATCCTTCGGGTGCCGTCGCGGCGCTTGACCACGCCCCCCACCTTCACCTGATCGTCCGCCCTGAAGCGCCGGTGCAGATGCTCTTCACCGGACATATGGACACCGTCTATCCGGTCGATCACCCGTTCCAGACGATGCGCGTGTTGCCCGACGGCGCGTGGAACGGCCCCGGCGCCGCCGACATGAAGGGTGGGCTCGCGGTGATGCTGGCAGCGCTCAAGGCGGTCGAGGCGAGCGCGCTCGCGCCGCGGATCGGCTATGAAGTCGTCATCGGATCGGACGAGGAAACCGGCTCCTTCTCCTCCGCTGCGCTGCTGGCCAAGGCGGCGCGGGGCAAGGTCGCGGCGCTCACCTACGAGCCCGCGCTCGCCGACGGCACGCTGGCGGGCGCGCGCGGCGGCACGGGCAATTTCTCGCTGATCGTCACCGGCCGCTCGGCGCATGCCGGGCGCAACCCAGACGACGGCCGCAACGCTGTCCTTGCCGCCGCCGACCTCGCGCTGCGCCTGGTCCGCGCGCGTCGCGCCGGGCTGTCGGTGAACCCCGCACGGATCGAGGGCGGCGGGCCGAACAACGTCGTCCCCGATCATGCGATCCTGCGCGTCAACTTCCGCCCAGCCGATGCTGCCGCGATCGCCGACGCGCAAAAGGCGCTCGACGTCGCGATCGCCGAAGTCGCGCTCGAACACGATGTCCGCATCGCGCTCCACGGCAGCTTCAATCGCCCGCCCAAGCCGATCGACCCGGCCGCCGAAGCGCTGTTCGGGCTGGTCAAGCAGGCCGGCGCCGATCTCGGCATCCCGATCGCCTGGCGCGCCACCGGCGGGGTATGCGACGGCAACAACATCGCGGCATGCGGTGTGCCGGTGGTCGACACGATGGGGGTGCGCGGCGGCGCGATCCATTCGCCCGACGAGTTCATGCTGCCCGAAAGCCTGGCCGAACGCGCCGCGCTCTCGGCGGTCACCATCCTTCGAATCGCCGAGCGAGGCCGGCCATGA
- a CDS encoding histone deacetylase, whose translation MIAIVHHPDYVAPAPTRSAYQWNKNGLVRDLLARSGAAIDWHLPEPMPRAWLDAVHDPDYVAEVLGARVPASKERRIGFAVTPVVATRAQAVPGGTYLAARLAIERGFAANTAGGSHHALSETGAGFCVFNDLAVAANRLIEERRANRVLIVDCDVHQGDGTAALTAGRTDIATYSIHAEKNFPVRKARSTLDVPLADGVGDDAYLETLAETLVPLLDWFAPDLILYQAGVDPFEGDRLGRLALTHDGLARREAWIAGLAASRGLPLASALGGGYGHDAMEVAARHVASILTLGRAYQLRDASPCRLREGLGVGMTKR comes from the coding sequence GTGATCGCGATTGTCCACCACCCCGACTATGTCGCGCCCGCGCCCACGCGCAGCGCCTATCAATGGAACAAGAACGGGCTGGTGCGTGACCTGCTGGCCCGAAGCGGCGCGGCGATCGACTGGCATCTGCCCGAGCCGATGCCGCGCGCGTGGCTCGATGCGGTGCACGATCCCGATTATGTCGCCGAAGTGCTTGGCGCGAGGGTGCCCGCTAGCAAGGAGCGCCGGATCGGCTTTGCGGTGACGCCGGTGGTGGCGACGCGCGCGCAGGCGGTGCCGGGGGGCACCTATCTGGCGGCGCGGTTGGCGATCGAGCGTGGCTTCGCCGCCAACACCGCGGGTGGCAGCCATCACGCGCTGAGCGAGACCGGGGCGGGGTTCTGCGTGTTCAACGACCTGGCGGTGGCGGCGAACCGGCTGATCGAGGAGCGCCGCGCGAACCGCGTGCTGATCGTCGATTGCGACGTCCACCAGGGCGACGGCACCGCCGCGCTCACCGCGGGACGCACCGACATCGCGACCTATTCGATCCATGCCGAAAAGAACTTCCCGGTGCGCAAGGCGCGTTCGACGCTCGACGTGCCGCTGGCCGATGGCGTGGGCGACGACGCGTATCTCGAGACGCTCGCGGAGACCTTGGTCCCACTGCTCGACTGGTTCGCGCCCGACCTGATCCTGTACCAGGCGGGGGTCGACCCCTTCGAGGGCGACCGGCTGGGGCGGCTAGCGCTGACGCATGACGGGCTGGCGCGGCGCGAAGCGTGGATCGCCGGGCTGGCAGCGTCGCGCGGGCTGCCGCTCGCAAGCGCGCTGGGGGGCGGATACGGGCATGATGCGATGGAGGTGGCGGCACGGCACGTGGCGTCGATCCTGACGCTGGGCAGAGCGTACCAACTCAGGGACGCGTCCCCCTGCCGCTTGCGGGAGGGGCTAGGGGTGGGCATGACGAAGCGATGA